One segment of Nostoc flagelliforme CCNUN1 DNA contains the following:
- a CDS encoding FHA domain-containing protein, whose product MADFAQTEIERRLTLYQVFLKLYEHHSSLLDEILQLENLSQPSLARGKRCYVHGVVDTSAVYLMTNLCGNQTQSLRQPQQIWTIGRNRSSGICIVDSYMSRRHAAIQYIDDQGFYFIDFNSTNGSFVNDERAFGPIKLKDGDRIRLGSMTFDFFMSSTCRVLPTVAMELLMQLMHRKRDNQVEILTYSSNKPKLLTEKPDDNSEIFRNPGLVKKFEDWYDNFSSEQKSEILDRFFSRQIP is encoded by the coding sequence ATGGCTGACTTTGCACAAACGGAAATAGAGCGGAGATTAACTTTATATCAGGTATTTCTTAAGTTGTATGAACACCACAGCAGCCTTTTAGATGAAATTCTTCAGCTAGAAAACCTATCTCAACCGTCGTTGGCGAGAGGGAAGAGATGTTATGTACATGGTGTAGTGGATACTTCTGCTGTTTATTTAATGACTAATCTGTGCGGCAATCAGACCCAAAGTTTACGACAGCCACAGCAAATCTGGACAATAGGTCGTAATCGCAGCAGTGGTATTTGCATTGTTGATAGTTATATGTCTCGTCGCCACGCTGCTATTCAATATATTGACGATCAAGGCTTCTACTTTATAGACTTCAACAGTACCAATGGCTCATTTGTGAATGACGAGCGCGCTTTTGGGCCAATCAAGCTCAAAGATGGCGATCGCATCCGTCTAGGTAGTATGACTTTTGATTTTTTCATGAGTTCTACCTGCCGCGTGTTGCCAACTGTAGCAATGGAGTTATTGATGCAACTTATGCATCGAAAGAGGGATAATCAAGTAGAAATACTTACTTATTCCTCTAACAAACCAAAACTTTTGACTGAAAAACCAGATGATAATTCAGAGATTTTCAGAAATCCTGGACTAGTTAAAAAGTTTGAAGATTGGTATGACAACTTCAGTTCGGAACAGAAATCAGAAATTTTAGACCGCTTTTTTAGCAGACAAATACCATAG